The segment CGGGGAATATCTAGGTTAGCCCTTTCTAAAATCCGTATAGCGAGGCCTTTTTCTTGTTCTAAGAGGGCTAAGACAACGTGCTCGACTTCTAAGGTCTGATTTTTGAAGCGTCGGGCGATATCTTGAGACTTGACGATGGCATCCCAGGCTTGTTCTGTAAATTTACTCGAATCAGTTGGCTGCATTATGGGCTAAATCAAAGGGTAATCAGTTACCTTGTCCGTTCTAGTTTTTAGTATACATTGACCTGACTCTATTGTAAGGGTTTTGACTGATAATCTTTCTAGTCATTTTCAATTAATTCAATAGCTGTCTCAATGATCGCTTGTTGGTTGACCATCTTTTGCAATTCCTTGTCTAGATACTTTCCTCCAAACGCTTCTAAGGCGGCATTTTTTAATGCTGATTCATAGGCATCTTCTAGGGTTTCTACTAATTCTTCTTGGGTTAAATAGTTGCCGTTTGCTTTGCGTCGTTTATTGGTTCTTTGAATTTGCTTAACTGAATTGTAAATTGACAGTTCCCAAGAACGAGTCGTTTTTTGTTCTGCTTGTTTTTTGATCAGATGAATTAACAAAATAACGCTTAAATTAAAAATTTTGTTGATTTTATCTGATTTACTTATTTCTTCGAGGTCTTCTACCAATAACAAGGCTTCAGGAATATTGCCTTGTTGCAGGAGGGTTTTCAGGGTAAGCAGTTCTTCCATGAGAAATACCTAATCATCAGCAAGATTGATGATATTTAGCTCTACTATAGCATTAAGCAATTCACAATTAACGAGTTAATCTCTGTTTTCCATTTCAGGTAGTTGCCCAAAATCGCACAATATACCAAAGGGCTTTTACGCCATCTATCCAGTTAATTTTTTTGCCTTCAGCATAGGAACGTCCATAATAGGAAACTCCGGCTTCATACAATCGCCAACGACGACGAGATTTAGCAACTTTGACGGTAAATTCTACTTCAAAACCAAAATCATTACAAGTTAATTTCATATCATCTAAAACTTCCCGTCGGAACATTTTAGAACAGACTTCAATATCGGTTAAAGTCGTATTACAAAGTAAGTTAATAAAGTTAGAAATGACTTGATTTCCTAACAGGTGGTGGAAGTATAAAACGCGATGGGGTTCTCCATAGAAACGGGAACCATAAACGACATCTGCCCATCCTTCTTCAATAAGTCGCCACATCCGTTTCCAGTCTTGGGGATCATATTCTAAATCAGCATCTTGAATGACGATAACTTCCCCTGTAGCTGCTTTAAAACCCGTTCGCAAGGCAGCTCCTTTTCCTTGGTTACGTTTATGGAAAATGACTTGAATGGCTGTCTTAGCAGGGTCAGAAATGGCAATTTCTGTGTTATGATAATGATTTTCATAGGTTTCGCCGTGTTCAACGATTAGACGTTGATTGCGATCAAGTCTAACGCTGACTCCCTGACGGTTAATTTCACCAAAGGTTTGGACTAACCATTCTCTAGTACCATCGCTAGATCCATCATCAACAACAATAATTTCTTTGGCAACCCCTGGAAGGGCTTGTGCTACCTTTGTTAAAGCACTATCTATGGTATGAATTTCATTGTAAACGGGAATAACAACAGAGAGTTTCATAGCGTATTAATAAAGTTTAATGTCAGATGATAGCGCAACTAATCGCTATTGTCATCACGAAATCTGAAAACGTTTAGACGCTAGATTGTTTCAGTTAGTTGCATCCTGTTGTTACTTGGAGAATAATTTAGTTTTATTAGATCTAATTGGGAACTGCTATATTATGTCTAGACCGCCAATTTCTTTGAATAACCCCAAAAATCTGCTTCAAGATCCCCTGTCTTGGTTCTATAGCTTCTGGAAGTTTTCCCGTCCTCATACCATTGTTGGCACTAGCTTAAGTGTTATTGCTTTATATTTTATTGCTTTAACCTCTACTCAAAGCTTGATCAAATTAGACAATTTAGTCTATCTTCTTGGAGGGGTGATCGCTTGTTTGTGTGGCAATATTTATATTGTGGGTTTGAATCAATTAGAAGATATAGAAATTGATCAGATCAATAAACCCAATCTTCCTTTAGCAGCCCGAGAATTTTCGATAAAGCAAGGTCAAATTATTGTTAGTATAACAGGAATTTTAGCTTTAGGATTAGCCACTCTTTTAGGACAGTGGTTAATCATTACGGTAGGGATTAGTTTAATTATTGGAACGCTGTATTCTTTGCCACCGATTCGCTTAAAACGGATTCCCTTGTTGGCGGCATTGTGTATCTTTACAGTACGAGGAGTTATTGTTAATTTAGGACTGTTTTTATACTTTACTCAAGCTTTAACCGCTACAGGATTTGTCTCTCCTTCAGTTTGGTTATTAACCCTATTTATTTTAGTTTTTACGGTTGCGATCGCTATCTTTAAGGATGTTCCTGATCTTGAAGGAGATAGGCAATATAATATCAAAACCTTTACCCTCCTTTTAGGTAAATCTGCGATTTTTAAACTATCTTGTGCTATTATTATTTTCTGTTATTTAATCATGATAACAGCAGGTTTTATTCCAATTCTAGGTATTAATCCTTGGCTGACAATTGTTTCCCATTTGAGTTTATTGTTTTTATTGTTGTGGCGTAGTCAAGGAGTTAATTTAGAGGATAAAAGTTCTATTGCTCAATTTTATCAATTCATTTGGAAATTATTTTTTCTGGAGTATTTGTTATTTCCAATCATTTGTTTTTTACAATGAGTAGGGTTTGCTGAATAAGAACAAAAACCTAATTAAATAAAGGTTACAGAGATATTTACCCTACAAAAAAGATCAGACACAGAGGCTAAAAACCGCTAAAATTGGGAACAAACCCTTGCACTCACTTATGTCTAAAAAATGTCTAATTATTGGTTATGGAAATAGCTTAAGGAGTGATGACGGTGCAGGTCAAAAAGTAGCAAAAAGAGTCGCTCAATGGAACTTAAAAAATGTTAGTTGTATAGCGATTTATCAATTGACACCGGAACTTTCTGAAGCTATTTCTAAAGTTGATATGGTAATTTTTGTTGATGCTTTAGCAACATCAAAAAAACTAGAAATACAACAACTTAAAGTTAATTCTAAAATAACTAATCTAGGACATTATAGCAATCCTTCACAACTTTTGAGCCTAACTAAAGCTATTTATAATAAACTACCAATTGCCTATTGGATTTTAATTCCAGCGATCAATTTTGATTTTGGAGAAAGCTTATCCATTATCACTGAAAATGCTATTAAGTTAGCTTTAGAAAAAATCAGAAAAATGATTTTATAACAATGTTAATTACCTTGACTAGAAATATATTGATTAATCAAAGTTAAATCTAACTTTAATTCCTCAGCAATTTGTTCAGGGGTTAATCCCAATCTTAAAAAGCTAGAAATGGTTTCAAGCTTTCCTTCGAGTTTGCCTTCGAGTTTGCCTTCGAGTTTGCCTTCGAGTTTGCCTTCGAGTTTGCCTTCGAGTTTGCCTTCGAGTTTGCCTTCTTCTTTAGCTTCTTGGTAAAATCTGGTTTGTTTCCATTCAACTAAGTTAAACATAGCTTCAATTTCCTGACGAGTTTTTAGAGGGAATTTGTAAACGATGATTCTTTCAATTAATTCGATGACTTTTTCTTGAAAAAGAGGTTCTGTAATTTCCTCTTTTGCTTGGTTAATTAACAAGGGAACTTGTTGAGTCGCTTCTAATGGGGGAGCGTTAATGAACTGAATAATCCCAATTCCCAATGATCTAGGGGTTTGTGGATCAATCTGATCTAAGTATATCTTTTGAAGCCGTTGATTGACCAGAAAATCTTGATAAGGTAGGGGTAAACCTTCATCTAAATTATAACTTCCCCATAACACTACTGCATAGCAGGGACGCAACGGTTTATATTGGTTGAGATACAGAAAGATTTCGGTAATAAATCGCCAATAAAACTCTTCATCTTTTTGAAATTGAACCTCTACAAAATAAATGGGATCATCTGGACGGTTTTCATCAGGTAAAAATACGCCATCGAGACGAAAGGCTAATTCTTTGATTTCAATCGAATTGAATTGATAATATTGCGCCAGTTCAGGAGATTGTCCTAAGAGTTGAAAGAGGAGTTCAGGAAAAACCTGAAATAGTGTATAAAAAATTTTATCAGTTTTCATTAAATTTGAACATTAGTGAATAGATTGGTTTCTCTAAATAGACTTCAAGCTAGAAATCATTCCAAATACCATGAAAACCTGGAGGAATAACGGTTGGCAATTCTAAACGACATAAAGGTTCAAGATTTAAGTTGTTACTGTCATAAATCCTAACCTCACTACGATGAGCACTTCCATCATAAACAACGGTTAATATCCATCCTTGTTGAGACTGAGGAGAATGGGGGACAAAAATCGGTTCAGATGGATAATGATTTTCTCCCATATCTGCTATTG is part of the Rippkaea orientalis PCC 8801 genome and harbors:
- a CDS encoding glycosyltransferase family 2 protein — translated: MKLSVVIPVYNEIHTIDSALTKVAQALPGVAKEIIVVDDGSSDGTREWLVQTFGEINRQGVSVRLDRNQRLIVEHGETYENHYHNTEIAISDPAKTAIQVIFHKRNQGKGAALRTGFKAATGEVIVIQDADLEYDPQDWKRMWRLIEEGWADVVYGSRFYGEPHRVLYFHHLLGNQVISNFINLLCNTTLTDIEVCSKMFRREVLDDMKLTCNDFGFEVEFTVKVAKSRRRWRLYEAGVSYYGRSYAEGKKINWIDGVKALWYIVRFWATT
- a CDS encoding hydrogenase maturation protease, translated to MSKKCLIIGYGNSLRSDDGAGQKVAKRVAQWNLKNVSCIAIYQLTPELSEAISKVDMVIFVDALATSKKLEIQQLKVNSKITNLGHYSNPSQLLSLTKAIYNKLPIAYWILIPAINFDFGESLSIITENAIKLALEKIRKMIL
- a CDS encoding DUF29 family protein, producing the protein MEELLTLKTLLQQGNIPEALLLVEDLEEISKSDKINKIFNLSVILLIHLIKKQAEQKTTRSWELSIYNSVKQIQRTNKRRKANGNYLTQEELVETLEDAYESALKNAALEAFGGKYLDKELQKMVNQQAIIETAIELIEND
- a CDS encoding Rpn family recombination-promoting nuclease/putative transposase; translated protein: MKTDKIFYTLFQVFPELLFQLLGQSPELAQYYQFNSIEIKELAFRLDGVFLPDENRPDDPIYFVEVQFQKDEEFYWRFITEIFLYLNQYKPLRPCYAVVLWGSYNLDEGLPLPYQDFLVNQRLQKIYLDQIDPQTPRSLGIGIIQFINAPPLEATQQVPLLINQAKEEITEPLFQEKVIELIERIIVYKFPLKTRQEIEAMFNLVEWKQTRFYQEAKEEGKLEGKLEGKLEGKLEGKLEGKLEGKLEGKLETISSFLRLGLTPEQIAEELKLDLTLINQYISSQGN
- a CDS encoding homogentisate phytyltransferase, which produces MSRPPISLNNPKNLLQDPLSWFYSFWKFSRPHTIVGTSLSVIALYFIALTSTQSLIKLDNLVYLLGGVIACLCGNIYIVGLNQLEDIEIDQINKPNLPLAAREFSIKQGQIIVSITGILALGLATLLGQWLIITVGISLIIGTLYSLPPIRLKRIPLLAALCIFTVRGVIVNLGLFLYFTQALTATGFVSPSVWLLTLFILVFTVAIAIFKDVPDLEGDRQYNIKTFTLLLGKSAIFKLSCAIIIFCYLIMITAGFIPILGINPWLTIVSHLSLLFLLLWRSQGVNLEDKSSIAQFYQFIWKLFFLEYLLFPIICFLQ